A region of [Bacteroides] pectinophilus DNA encodes the following proteins:
- a CDS encoding glycosyltransferase — protein MISTNERSTTGTNKKISVIMGVYNQNNFRILFDAVNSILNQTYSNFEFLIYNDGSNPEVSEELLRLSGLDKRIRILSSAENHGLAYALNVCIDNADGEYIARMDDDDISLPDRFEKQINFLENNPQYSWCGTSALLFDNSGIWGRRIMVEIPEAADYLRYSPYIHPSVMFRSDALRKAGGYHSSVRTLRCEDYELFMRMTMDGYKGFNLQLPLFMYREDINNVHRRKLRFRIDETRLRLCYFRKLGILFPFGWIYVLRPLAGFFIPDFLLHHIKRNETA, from the coding sequence ATGATATCGACAAACGAACGAAGCACAACCGGTACAAATAAAAAAATTTCTGTTATAATGGGTGTCTATAACCAGAATAATTTCCGGATACTTTTTGATGCCGTTAATTCAATATTAAACCAGACTTACAGTAATTTTGAATTTCTGATATACAACGATGGTTCCAATCCGGAAGTATCTGAAGAACTACTCAGGCTTTCCGGACTTGACAAGAGAATACGCATATTATCATCGGCTGAGAATCATGGTCTGGCATATGCACTTAATGTCTGTATTGACAACGCAGACGGTGAATATATTGCACGAATGGATGATGATGATATATCACTTCCGGACCGCTTTGAAAAGCAGATTAACTTCCTTGAGAATAATCCGCAGTATTCATGGTGCGGAACATCTGCATTGCTTTTTGATAATAGCGGAATATGGGGCAGGCGCATAATGGTCGAGATTCCTGAGGCTGCTGATTATCTCAGATATTCACCATATATTCATCCCTCCGTTATGTTCCGTTCAGATGCTTTAAGAAAAGCAGGCGGTTATCATTCATCCGTCAGGACATTGCGCTGTGAAGACTATGAACTTTTCATGCGTATGACTATGGATGGTTATAAAGGCTTCAATCTTCAGTTACCTCTTTTTATGTACCGCGAAGATATTAATAATGTACACCGCAGAAAGCTGCGGTTCCGTATTGATGAAACGCGGCTGCGGTTATGTTATTTCAGGAAGCTGGGCATTTTATTTCCTTTTGGCTGGATATATGTCCTGCGTCCGCTTGCAGGCTTTTTTATCCCGGATTTCTTATTACATCATATCAAGAGAAATGAGACAGCATAA
- a CDS encoding acyltransferase produces the protein MKIATLGSRIIDDAVVSSKAGNHNDNIKRIVGISLFSINSDSLLNENERWNIKEKNSYRKNILTMDLNKSIMQILAKTRYERLFIDFADSAGDIWQCTLTDGRIFRCTYNDIFRNNITYIKESIIAKSKCSIKNEVIIKPLEWNDAELTAEVTRLASEFLALDVSRTVLFNPYIPFRYKVDNSINNSPFPQKVSDINAFSERCFKKLCDIMHCQMINRTDFVLGGSRYNDVGGLSYTQEYYDYLNRCVDSAQTAELENTYIHQLQSSVEMCLLNNNSNKIKTLNGSRKLILICESEEVYDYCKEELGIPCTSYIKYSDAVTKKQCLCHKLSKLHGKYDEYFIVIAHLTRDSAILKLLWEIGFTQPFGCYVPSVDEFCLNNFKGSFSDIYHNMATIKSEHVQAHFSAHASEITIHENCNFNQRLLAFVRNSSVLTFGKDIRADKLSTSCFDCSEISIGDSSTFADNCFIVTGTPFTNIDIGRDCMFSSKITCLGGDGHAIFDIDSGDRINLNPDNVRSGKLSINIGSHVWVGYQAFIMSGADIGSGTVIGARTLVSKPIPNNVIAAGKPAAVIKKDVTWRRDPFSHNIYDNPDSLEAEFIKRTGE, from the coding sequence ATGAAGATTGCTACTTTAGGCTCCAGAATTATCGATGACGCTGTTGTCAGTTCAAAAGCCGGGAATCATAATGACAATATTAAAAGAATCGTCGGAATCTCTCTCTTTTCTATTAATTCTGATTCTCTGTTAAATGAAAACGAGCGTTGGAATATCAAAGAAAAGAATTCATACCGCAAAAATATTTTAACAATGGATCTTAATAAGTCAATAATGCAGATTCTTGCTAAAACACGTTACGAACGTCTTTTTATCGACTTTGCTGACTCTGCCGGAGATATCTGGCAGTGTACGCTTACTGACGGTCGTATTTTCAGATGTACTTATAATGATATATTCAGAAATAATATTACATACATAAAAGAATCTATTATTGCCAAATCAAAATGTTCAATAAAAAATGAGGTTATTATAAAGCCTCTTGAATGGAACGATGCTGAGCTTACTGCCGAGGTTACAAGATTAGCTTCCGAATTCCTTGCTCTTGATGTATCAAGGACTGTTCTTTTCAATCCGTATATTCCATTCAGATATAAGGTTGATAATTCCATAAATAACAGTCCGTTTCCTCAAAAAGTATCTGACATTAATGCATTCTCTGAAAGGTGCTTTAAAAAGCTTTGTGATATAATGCATTGTCAGATGATTAACCGAACTGATTTTGTGCTTGGCGGTTCACGCTATAATGATGTAGGCGGACTTTCTTACACACAGGAATATTATGATTATCTCAACAGATGCGTAGATTCAGCACAGACGGCTGAACTTGAGAATACTTATATACATCAGCTTCAGTCATCTGTGGAAATGTGTTTATTAAATAATAATTCCAATAAAATAAAAACACTGAATGGCTCACGCAAATTAATTCTGATATGTGAATCAGAGGAAGTTTATGATTATTGCAAAGAAGAATTAGGCATACCATGCACTTCTTACATAAAGTATTCTGATGCCGTCACAAAAAAACAGTGTCTTTGCCACAAGCTTTCAAAACTGCATGGAAAATATGATGAATATTTTATAGTAATTGCGCACCTTACACGTGACAGCGCAATCTTGAAATTATTATGGGAAATAGGATTTACTCAGCCTTTTGGATGCTATGTGCCTTCGGTTGATGAGTTCTGTCTCAACAACTTTAAGGGCTCATTTTCTGATATTTACCACAACATGGCAACTATAAAAAGCGAACATGTTCAAGCCCATTTTTCTGCGCACGCTTCTGAGATTACAATACATGAAAACTGTAATTTTAACCAGCGTCTGCTTGCATTCGTTCGTAATAGCTCTGTTCTTACTTTCGGCAAAGATATAAGAGCTGATAAATTAAGCACATCCTGTTTTGACTGTTCAGAAATTTCAATTGGAGATAGTTCCACCTTTGCAGACAATTGCTTTATTGTGACAGGAACGCCATTTACTAATATAGATATTGGCAGGGACTGTATGTTCTCAAGTAAAATTACCTGTCTTGGCGGTGACGGACATGCAATATTCGACATTGATTCAGGAGATAGGATTAATCTGAATCCTGATAACGTCCGGTCAGGCAAACTCAGCATTAACATAGGCAGCCATGTCTGGGTTGGATATCAGGCATTCATTATGAGTGGTGCGGATATAGGTTCGGGCACAGTCATCGGTGCCCGTACACTTGTAAGCAAACCTATACCTAATAATGTTATAGCTGCCGGCAAACCTGCTGCCGTAATTAAAAAGGATGTTACATGGCGCCGTGATCCGTTCAGCCACAATATTTATGATAATCCTGATTCATTGGAAGCTGAATTTATAAAGAGGACGGGAGAGTAG
- a CDS encoding sugar transferase — MNLYMIIKRIFDIVISVSALIFLTPVFAVIAVLIYHEDHGKIFYTSNRVGLNGRIFRIYKFRSMKMNADNLEDTLNENEIEQYFKEFKIVNDPRITRIGRVLRKTSLDEIPQFFNILKGDMSLIGPRPILKSELNKYYPANQDKLLKVRPGLTGYWQSHGRNNVSYKNNARQNMELYYVDNCSFIFDIIIFFETFIAVFNTRGAN, encoded by the coding sequence ATGAATTTATATATGATCATCAAGCGTATATTTGATATTGTAATATCTGTATCTGCTCTGATTTTTCTGACTCCGGTATTTGCAGTAATTGCAGTTTTAATATACCATGAAGATCATGGAAAGATATTCTATACATCCAACAGAGTCGGATTAAATGGCAGGATATTCAGAATCTACAAATTCAGAAGCATGAAGATGAATGCTGACAATCTGGAAGATACTCTTAATGAGAACGAGATAGAGCAGTACTTTAAAGAATTTAAGATTGTTAATGACCCAAGGATAACACGCATTGGCAGGGTTCTTCGCAAGACCAGCCTTGATGAGATTCCGCAGTTTTTTAATATTCTTAAAGGTGACATGTCACTTATAGGTCCCAGACCTATACTAAAATCAGAGCTTAACAAATATTATCCGGCCAATCAGGATAAACTCCTAAAAGTAAGACCGGGGCTTACCGGCTACTGGCAGTCACACGGCCGTAATAATGTAAGCTACAAAAATAATGCGCGTCAGAATATGGAGCTTTATTATGTAGACAATTGTTCATTTATATTTGATATAATAATTTTTTTTGAAACATTCATAGCTGTTTTTAACACACGCGGAGCCAATTAG
- a CDS encoding ABC transporter permease, whose protein sequence is MKKSESLKQYFFVLRQLVSRELKRKYARSYLGILWSVLNPMLSMAVLSMIFSTMFKKSIQNFPIYYLTGLIIWQLFSTATSTSITTLVDNRQLLLKVKLSKETFVLARVFTAVANFGYTFIAYIIMLFVFKIKFNPYMLLLPIDVIFLTLFSIGMAYILSTCYVFFADINHLYSVVLTLWMYMSAIFYPIDSVPVSMQLIIGYNPMFSYINFARDCVLNAKLPDATDFTQIAAWGIVSFAIGTYVFKKNENKVMQVS, encoded by the coding sequence ATGAAAAAAAGTGAAAGTCTCAAACAATATTTCTTTGTATTAAGGCAGCTCGTATCAAGAGAACTTAAACGCAAATACGCAAGATCATATCTCGGTATATTATGGAGCGTGCTCAATCCCATGCTTTCCATGGCTGTCCTGTCAATGATTTTTTCTACAATGTTCAAGAAATCAATTCAGAACTTCCCGATATATTATCTCACGGGATTAATAATATGGCAGCTTTTCAGCACTGCAACTTCAACGTCCATTACTACGCTTGTTGATAACAGGCAGCTGCTTCTCAAGGTTAAGCTGTCCAAGGAAACATTCGTACTCGCGCGTGTTTTTACAGCCGTTGCCAATTTCGGATATACATTCATCGCATACATAATTATGTTATTTGTATTCAAAATAAAATTTAATCCGTATATGCTGCTTTTACCGATAGATGTGATTTTTCTTACGCTTTTTTCAATCGGGATGGCATATATTCTTTCTACATGTTATGTTTTTTTTGCAGATATTAATCATCTGTACTCCGTAGTTCTCACATTGTGGATGTACATGAGTGCAATATTTTATCCTATTGATTCTGTTCCGGTATCTATGCAGCTTATTATTGGTTATAACCCAATGTTCTCGTATATTAATTTTGCCAGGGACTGTGTTCTCAATGCAAAGCTTCCGGATGCCACTGACTTTACACAGATTGCTGCGTGGGGAATCGTTTCCTTCGCTATTGGGACTTATGTATTTAAGAAAAATGAAAATAAAGTTATGCAGGTAAGCTGA
- a CDS encoding glycosyltransferase yields MKKALIVAGAGGFITHFELSDIDILIDMGYHVICAANFDNPLYEFDIDTLNRRNVTIYNIPMSNRPSDIVSHVRSFFCLKRIIRRENVDIIHCHTQVPSAISRMSAGRTKAGIIYTSHGFHFYGKSSLTVRIIKYIEKKLAKKTDCIITINNDDYNNALKLASGRTIVRKIPGIGIDTERYIPAEASGKSVRASSGIPDGAFYIISAGMLNDNKNHITVIKAIAALDNPNIYYDIFGEGPKRPELEQAIASYGLTGKVRLRGYRSDMYNYFPAADCSVFVSKHEGLGMAALESLSCGIPVIATNLSGTREYIINGTNGFFIDAWNNVSQLANIIDSCCTDRRILKNMAHDCRKTATMFDISISRTIMKEIYNDIDKRTKHNRYK; encoded by the coding sequence ATGAAAAAAGCGCTAATTGTTGCCGGTGCCGGAGGATTCATAACACATTTTGAATTAAGCGACATAGATATTCTTATCGACATGGGATATCATGTCATATGTGCTGCTAATTTTGATAACCCTCTGTACGAATTTGATATTGATACACTTAACAGACGCAATGTAACCATTTATAATATACCTATGTCTAACAGACCGTCAGACATAGTCAGCCATGTCAGGTCTTTCTTCTGCCTTAAGAGAATCATACGCCGGGAGAATGTTGACATAATACACTGTCATACACAGGTGCCGTCAGCAATATCAAGAATGTCTGCAGGAAGGACTAAGGCCGGTATTATATATACGTCACATGGTTTTCATTTCTACGGTAAATCATCACTGACGGTAAGAATTATCAAATATATAGAAAAGAAACTGGCAAAAAAAACTGACTGTATTATAACTATCAATAATGATGATTACAATAATGCATTAAAGCTTGCCTCCGGAAGGACTATCGTAAGAAAAATTCCGGGAATAGGAATTGATACAGAGCGTTATATTCCCGCTGAAGCGTCAGGAAAGTCTGTACGTGCATCATCCGGAATACCTGATGGCGCATTCTATATAATCTCTGCCGGCATGCTTAATGACAATAAGAATCATATTACTGTCATAAAAGCAATTGCTGCGCTTGATAATCCGAATATATACTATGATATATTCGGTGAAGGACCTAAGCGCCCTGAACTTGAGCAGGCCATTGCATCGTATGGTCTTACCGGAAAGGTACGTCTGCGCGGATACAGAAGTGATATGTATAATTATTTCCCCGCAGCGGACTGCAGTGTTTTTGTTTCAAAACATGAAGGTCTCGGGATGGCTGCACTTGAGTCGTTATCATGTGGTATACCTGTAATAGCTACCAACCTGAGCGGTACGCGTGAGTATATTATTAACGGTACCAACGGATTCTTTATTGATGCATGGAATAATGTCAGCCAGCTTGCCAATATCATAGACAGCTGTTGTACTGACAGACGCATATTGAAGAATATGGCACATGATTGCCGTAAGACGGCCACAATGTTTGACATAAGCATTTCAAGAACAATTATGAAAGAAATATATAATGATATCGACAAACGAACGAAGCACAACCGGTACAAATAA